In Pyrus communis chromosome 15, drPyrComm1.1, whole genome shotgun sequence, the genomic stretch ACTGAGGGTGTCTTTAGAGTATATCGAATCAGTATAACTATCATTCTTCTCTTCTGACACATCAATGGAATTTCAATCATAATATAAAAGAAGTGATACaaaatttctttcttccttaGCATTTCATGCTTAAGCTCTTCAATCCTTAGTGCAAGCACTATACATAGTTAaaactaattttattttattcattaaACTACTTTTTAATCACTTTCACTGAGGAAGAACAAGCCAATTTGATATGCGTTGCATCTTTTGCGGCTGCTCCACCCctttcttccctttctttctttgttttctttcttttgtactTGTGCTTTTTGGAATTTAGCTCTACTTTCTATAGAACATTCTATTTGTCCATTTCAATTGAAAATGATCATAGCATTGGCCCATTTCAAACCTTGTCTAATTTCAAAGCACTGGGTTAAACTCTCGTGAAAAAATAACTTATTTCTCATGAGTGTATACACTCATttgatattatttttcttgtctCAAAAACAAGATAAAAGAATTTCCTGTcacaaaaagtaatcaaattttgtaatatCGTGTCTGATGCAATACGTTGCTTGAGCAAACTGTTCTTAAATCTTACGAGGAGACTAataatcctaaaaaaaaaaaacaaaacaaaaaaaatacattagTCATCATTTTCTTCCTAATCAAAAGATACATAACTCGTCACAAAATATTGAGTTTTATGCGTCCGACGTCGTGCATTGTACGTGTACATCACAAATCTTTCTTTCAAATGTGAGTGTTTGACACATAACATTGCATGTGTACACATTACAAATATCTCTTTCAATCATATGAAGAGTCTAATCATCCCCAAATGCATGAACTATATCTATTCAAATCATGTGAAGCCATGAAACATGACATCAAATCAGACAAGAGAACACTGTGAAGTTTTCCATGGTCTGTCAAATCGTACATGTGGCATGTATTTTATGTAGTTTATCATGAATATTAGCTTTCTATTGCACATTGTGAAGGCCATtacccaaaagaagaaaagttgtAGCATGAGATCATGGATTGCGAccagtggcggatccaggattttaacATCGGGTGATCCCAATTTAGaagctttgaaaaaaattagacgaaaaaccttgaaaaattaaatgatGAACTACTGACTTTTCGTTTACACATTACATACTACAGCTTGGGATCATTTCCAAAATAAACCACAAGGTTTCAGTTTCAGCATTTTATACCTAAATGTTTTTATGTTCAGTTTTTATGACTGGTTTAAAACGAAGTAAACACTGGAAGTGATGCATTGTTCTGATGGTTAGAATTTTCCTATTCAATCACGGCGTCCCGGATTCAaacattctttctttttttattgtaagATAAGCATAGAAATTGTCTTATGTAATTAGAAAACGAtgcaaacaaatgaaaataataaaaaatgaataaaacaaAGAGAAGAACATACACGCAAACAAGATGAAATTGATAGCAATTAAAAATAgatcaaaaaaagaaaggaagaataaGGGAGCGGTAGAGAACGAAAGGATAtaatttcaaccaaaaaaacaaaagaaaagcaaagacGTAAAATAAAGTGACGTGGCTTAATTTTCTAAAAGCTAGAAAACGCCTTGGCCCAAAAACAAATGGCCATAAAGCAAACACTTATTAAATGACAGGATGAAACGATGCCGTATTGTCGGAGAAACTTTTTAATGTGACCGTCACACGAGGCGGTACAACACATGTTTctatataaatggtgagatatatgtgttaaaatgttttaaaatttttcatcacttacataaaaacacgtgatgtaccatccgtATTcctgtcacaactaaaaatttctcgtatTGTCGAGcgtaaaaagttgaaaaaagctgtttttcttcttcctcctcctcaggCTGccctttttggttttctttcccCGCGGGCACTACCACCAAATGCCCAGATTTAGATGGTCCTCAGTGGTCTTCACAGTCAACTATTCGGACTTTCAGGTGGTCCTAGAACCACCTTGGTCCCTTAATAGATTCGTCCCTAATTGTGAGAGAAGACAAGAGAACAAAAAATTCCACAACCAAGGCAAATACCAACCATGCAATAATAACGTGTTACCTGACAAAGCTGACTTGTTTAGAGGTTGTGAATGGCTTAAGTCCCTTTTCAAGCACAAGTCGCCGCCCATGATATCAGAAAAATGAAGGGTTTGTGTTCACTCTCCATGGCATCATTTCAATCTTCATTGGGATATTATTAAGTGAGCCTGTATACTTATTGAATTATATATGCTCATCGGGCATTCGGAGAGCGTAAGATGAATATCTGATACTGCTAATAAGGATTCCTGTATTAAATCTCATTTTGATCATTATGATACTAGGGCTCAAAGCTTTGGTGCATACATGattttagggtaaagtacaaaaaactacctcaactattgaggTCACgaaagtttcatacctcatcttttaaaattgacaatgtcgtACTGCAtattacgaatttgtgacaatgccatacctccgtcaatttttctgttagtttttctgttaaatgctgacgtggcaagagacggggaccactttctattaaaaaattattaaaaactaaaaaaaaaatttaatattttttaaatattaaaataataaataaaagtaaaattaaaaaaaaaaggataaagtacaaaaaactaccttaactattgggatcacgacagtttcatacctcatcttttgaaattgataatgtcataccgcatcttacgaatttgtgacaatgtcatacccccatcaatttttctgttagtttttctgttaagtactgacgtggcttgattcgggacatactttctattaaaaaattattaaaaactaaaaaacaattatttaatattttttaaatattaaaataataataaaaagcagagaaaaaaaaacatagttcgtccctcccctccccctccccctccccctcctctctcttctccccatcttcattttcttccccccacctgcaaacccaaaaaaataaaaaaaaattgaaaacccaacaaccccctgcagaagaacaagaaggagaaggaggaggaggaggaggaagaagaagaagaggaaaaaaaaaaaaattcccccctGCCggcgcggaagaagaagaagggagaaggagaaggaggaagaagaagaagaggaagaaaaagaggagaggaagaaaaaataaaaataaatttgaaaacccatcaacaccccctgcggaagaaggagaaggagaaggagaaggaggaagaagaagaagaagaggaaaaaaaggaggaaggaaatttttttttatttttaaaaccatcaactcccctgcggaagaagaagaagaagaagaagaggaaaaaacaaaattatttttgaaaacccatcaaaccccaaatccaccactttcaTCCATTCTCTACATCCTCTTCCGCACCCATCATCCACCTTCTCTGCTCACCCATCTTCCCGCCGACGGGatctggggtttttttttttttttttttctgggttgcaggagggagaagagtgggtgtgggtgtggggaAATTGAGTGTAGGTgtggggggaagacaaattggatttttttttttttttttttttgggatttgcaggtgagggaagaagatgaagatggggagaggagagaggagggaggagtggggaggggagggacgaaatgaggggttttttttcttttctgctttttattattattttaatatttaaaaaatattaaataattgttttttagtttttaataattttctaaTAGAAAGTAGGTTCCGAATCAaaccacgtcagcacttaacagaaaaaataacagaaaaattgatggaggtatgacattgtcacaaattcgtaagatgcagtatgacattgtcaattttaaaagatgaggtataaaaTTGTCGTGAccctaatagttgaggtagttttttgtactttaccctttttttttaattttacttttatttattattttaatatttaaaaaatattaaatattttttttagtttttaataatattttattaattttttaatagaaagtggttcccatctcttgccacgtcagcattaaacagaaaaattgacagaggtatgacattgtcacaaattcgtaagatgcggtatgatattgtcaattttaaaagatgaggtatgaaactgtcatgaccccaatagttgaggtaattttttgtactttacccatgattttatctatttatttttttctatgtGGGAGAAGTGGCCTTCCATGAACAAATGAGTATGTCAAACTTGTAACTTTCTTTATAATGTGGCAAGGCTTTCTGAGATAAAACTTACATTTAATCTGAGAAGCTTGTAACTTGTACCTTAAATAGTTAGAATCATTTATTTTTGCATTCGAAGTCTTAAATTCCATTCTCCTTTCCTAAACATCACTAGTAGAGGTCAACTAGGCCTTGCCCATGCTTAACTAATAAATGATCTCATTGATTAAAGTTTTTGGTTTGGATTCATATCAATTAAGAATGAGATAGGAAGGAAATATACTAAATTTTTTTCTCTATAAATTTTCTTGAGACTTGAATATAATgatttgtcacttagtactatggtctagtgatatttttttttcacttataaatgagaggtctAAATTTGAACTTGGCGTTTTCTACCAAAGATAAAGAAAGGGTGGTGAAAAATAAACTCTTTTTTTATGTATCTCGGTGCCTGTGATTCTAGGACAAATATTTTGTGCATTAACTGGATCTCTCTACAGAGCTGACATGTCTTATATTCAATTCTTAACAAATGCGAATTCGAATTAAATTACTATGGCTAACCCTATTATGAAGTTTAGCCCACTTCCCACCCCTTGGCACACATAAtatcaatgtattaaaaaacataataattttagggtaatgttaggaagactgaatttgtataaaaaatcttgtaaactaaatgacatggaagttgacgATTGGATTATAAGCGTTCATAAatatgcttatttcttattggtaacacatcatttagtttgcaaattttatctataaataaatatattcttcctaacattactcatAATTTTATATTCAATACGTTAAAAGTGGCACAATTCGCATGATCATTGTCCAAtttttttgtgcccatatgTTACTTGCCTTACAAGTCACATCAATGATCAATTAGATGAGCATGCTTctactttaatttttatgaacTTATTTCAATCTCATATTAAATTAGACGAGGAATGTGAGTTTTCTTCTGCacttaagtttgaatttctCTATTCGTAGTTTAGATTAAACTAGAATatgattcaaataaaaaaaattaagataaattacacaaaacaaCCTCAACTATGGATTGAACTACAATCTCATAAatatgcttatttcttattggtgacacatcatttagtttacaaattttgtctataaataaatttagtctccctaacattattcaTAATTTTAGGCAGCTACTAGACCCACCCCATTatcttattttcccacccaccttaaaaagttaaaaaattaaaatgttatttcctCACCCACTATTATTTCCAAAATAACCTTTAGgttaatatatacatacatatgaaattataaaattgtctcttaaaaaaaaaacaaataatatgtAAATGAAAACCACTGCGGTCTGCAAATTCAAATAGAAATGGCAGAGgtatccaaattcaaaagaattcGACAACgataaattcaaaaatacaatggacaaattcaaatgacctacacacaaattattcttctaccttttcaatggaaacataatcttctacttcttccGTAGAAACGTCATCTTCCACCCATTCAATGAAAAAGTAATCTTCTAAGtccattgatattttttttactttctctaaatgaagagagatgaaaatatgagttagggtttaaggtAGGCAAATCGTCTCCCAtgtccaactttttttttttttaaattaaacaaaataagataATTAATGTCTTTATCAATCATTTTGcaaatggacaaatttgtaattaaaaaattcattaaaagacaAGTGGGAAGATAAGACATTAGGATGTAAATAACATCACTCTATTATTATATTCAATACGTTAAAAGTGGCAAAATACGCATGATCATTGTCCAAtttttttgtgcccatatgTTACTTGCCTTACAAGTCACATCAATGATCAATTAGATGAGCATGCTTctactttaatttttatgaacTTATTTCAATCTCATATTAAATTAGATGAGGAATGTGCGTTTTCTTCTGCacttaagtttgaatttctCTATTCATAGTTCAGATTAAACTAGAATatgattcaaataaaaaaaattaaaataaattacacaaaactacttcAGCTATAGGTtgaaccacaatctcatacctcatgtttttcaaattacaatgtcataccttatcttacgaatttgttacaatgttAGAactctgttaatttttttgttaatttttctgttaaatattAACGTGGTAAATGTGGACCCATATTTTTGTTGACAGATGTCAAGTTTAAGCCACGTAGACCAAAAAACTAACATAAAAATATTGAAAGGGTCACTCTCTGTCCTCCCCACCTTCCTACCGTGCACAGCCTGCACCTCATTCGTCTATCTCCTCCCATCTTTGTTCTTCATCTTGATCAGccacaaacaacaaaaaaaggggaattttttttttcgttaatCTCCCAATATTCCTTGGTATGAACACCTAtctactctctctctaaaaaactTGATCAGAGCAAAACCCACATCCCATAATCCGATTTCGAGCTCCAATGTCTAAGGACCCATCCTAGACCGACCAAGAATCCATGCCGTTCTTCGAAGCTTTGAAGAAGTTCAACCGTTTGAAGCCATTGGAGGCTTAGAGCAGTCTCTGGGCATTTGGATTTTTTCCAGTTGCATGATTCTGTGCACAGAGTTGTGGTCGAAAGGTTTCAATTCCCAGGCCAATCAGAGCGGTTCATGTGGTTGCAGAGTAATGGGTTGGGGTAGGACTGGAGGGTTGAGTTTCTAGGAGAAGAGGGTGGTGGGTGTGATGTGTTTGAAGGGGACGGTATGGTCCCCACCGTCAAATCGAGAGAAACGAGGGAGCCGCCGTCAAATTGAGATAAATGAAGAAGCGAGAGGTCTGAGATGGAGAGGATGAAGAAAAGAGATCCAGAGAGATGGACTGAGATCAGTGAGATCCGTGGGAGGCAGGAGGTGGAGCCCGAGATGGTGTTTGAGGGAAGTGAGGATCGAGATTTGGAGCGGCAGGGGAGGCTTTTTGCTGGAAATTGGGGATTAGGGTTCTCGAGAGGGTGGTGGCTTTTTGGCTGGGGGGGCGCACGCAGTTcacgattttattttttaaaattttaattttttcaagtttttttattttgttaaaattttttttattccaagtGGAGGAATTTAGGAGTTTAGGTAGGCGAGGAGTGGACCCCACATGTTCTATGTCAGCATTTAAAAGCAAGCTTAATAGAAAATTTAACAGATGTCTAACACTGTAATAAATTTGTAAGTTGATGTATGAGTATGAcattaaaatgtttaaaatataaaGTATGAGATTGTTATGCGATCTAAAGTTGAGAtgttaaaatgtaatttacctaaaaaaaaattatgtaataaaaatgttggtttctaatttttgttggtTAAATTCCAAAAGTAAATGTTTATAGTTTACTCTCTTACCAAAATTAAACAGTGGCAATCTCGAAATTCAGAGCAAAAAGTTGGCGGGTTTCACCAAATTCTCACGTTAAAAATGAGCTCGCACTCGCTCCCGTAATCACTTCTCACAAGTGACTGATCCAAAGAGAGTAGCCCACCAAATTCCAAAACTCCCACGACCGCCTTCGTCCTCTTCCTCGTCCTCCTCCTCCGGCAATCGCCTGACACCTTCCAGAGATGGAATATTCCGGCGATGAGTTCGACGTCATCGTAGTCGGAGCCGGCGTTATGGGAAGCTCCACCGCCTACCAGACCGCCAAGCGCGGCCAGAAGACCCTCCTCCTCGAGCAATTCGACTTCCTCCACCACCGCGGCTCCTCCCACGGCGAGTCCCGGACGATTCGCGCCACGTACCCGGAAGATTACTACACGCCCCTCGTCCTCGAGTCCTACAAGCTCTGGCAGCAGGCGGAGTCCGAAATCGGCTACAATGTCTACTTCAAAGCCAACCAATTGGACATGGCTCTGGCGAACGACAAGTTTCTCCTCGCCATTGTCGAGAGTTGTCGGAAAAACTCGGTCGCGTTTTCGGTCATGAACCGGGACCAGCTGCACCAGGAGTTCTCGGGTCGGGTTATGATTCCGGAGGATTGGGTGGGTGTTGTGACGGAGCACGGCGGGGTTATTAAACCCACCAAGGCGGTGTCAATGTTTCAAACCCTCGCTTTGCAGAACGGTGCCGTTTTGAGGGATAATATGGAGGTGAAGGGTGTGGAGAGAGATGGGGTGAGAGGAGGGGTTTGGGTATCCACAGCAAAAGGGGAGAGGTTTTGGGGGAAGAAATGTGTGGTGACGGTTGGGGCTTGGACGACAAAGTTAGTTAAAACGGTTGGCGGGATCGAACTGCCGATAAAGCCGTTGGAAACCACCGTGTGCTACTGGCGGATTAAGGAGGGGCACGAGGGTGCTTTTGCTATCGGAGGAGACTTCCCCACCTTTGCTAGCTATGGGAACCCCTACATTTATGGGACGCCCTCTTTGGAGTATCCCGGTTTGATCAAGGTCGCCGTGCATGGCGGGTACCCGTGTGACCCCGATAAGAGGCCATGGGGTCCAGGGAACCCGCTGGCTCCGTTGAAGGAGTGGATAGAGGGGATGTTCTCCGGCGTGGTTGACTCCGGCGGGCCGGTGGCTACACAGTTGTGCATGTACTCAATGACCCCGGATGAGGATTTTGTGATCGATTTCTTGGGTGGGGAGTTTGGGAAGGATGTGGTGGTGGGCGGTGGGTTTTCGGGTCACGGGTTCAAGATGTCGCCGGTGGTGGGGAGGATTTTGGCTGACCTTGCGCTTACTGGGGAGGCTGAAGGAGTGGAGCTGAAGCACTTTAGGATGGCAAGGTTTCAAGAGAATCCCAAAGGCAATGCCAAAGACTTTCTGTAAATGCTTGTAACAAACCTCTGCAAAATTTTTGTACAGAAAATAAGACAAAAGAAGAGTGTGAGCGGGACGAACTCAGAAATTTCTTCTAGCGGGGGCAACCGAAAATAACTAAGAAAACTTTATTATAGTATGGTTATACGCAATATGATATTAAGGATGatttcaaatgatgatgtatcacaattttaatgttacaaaaatttcaatatagtaATGGAAAGTGGCaaaatgatgagaaaaatataaatacatgAAAGGTGGGAGagggtttttttggtttgaacGACAAAACAAGAGCACTATTACTCATATGATATTTGATATGAAGTATAAGTAGAATGAATATATATTGGatattagatatatatatatatattttcttcaaaaatgatccgtttatattatataattgtagtCTGTAACTAAGCAAACGAATTACTTGAGTGAGGGGTATCTGCCCCCACTAAACCTTCATTGGCTCCGTCCATGAATGTGAGAGGAGGTGACGGTAAT encodes the following:
- the LOC137717821 gene encoding probable sarcosine oxidase, which gives rise to MEYSGDEFDVIVVGAGVMGSSTAYQTAKRGQKTLLLEQFDFLHHRGSSHGESRTIRATYPEDYYTPLVLESYKLWQQAESEIGYNVYFKANQLDMALANDKFLLAIVESCRKNSVAFSVMNRDQLHQEFSGRVMIPEDWVGVVTEHGGVIKPTKAVSMFQTLALQNGAVLRDNMEVKGVERDGVRGGVWVSTAKGERFWGKKCVVTVGAWTTKLVKTVGGIELPIKPLETTVCYWRIKEGHEGAFAIGGDFPTFASYGNPYIYGTPSLEYPGLIKVAVHGGYPCDPDKRPWGPGNPLAPLKEWIEGMFSGVVDSGGPVATQLCMYSMTPDEDFVIDFLGGEFGKDVVVGGGFSGHGFKMSPVVGRILADLALTGEAEGVELKHFRMARFQENPKGNAKDFL